Proteins encoded by one window of Acetivibrio thermocellus ATCC 27405:
- a CDS encoding phage major capsid protein gives MEKAEAILNEAEKAGGSLTKEQERQFNRYTDKIKSINESIDEELLNIRTSEPILNMPQKAVFPIEESKTPVTKAVSKSFRGMFYGNETVKLSNNGFHSMDEFLRTLHSGRADNRLINASMVEGIPEFGGYSVPEEYGAFLMDKSLENEIIRPRATVWAMGSETKKVPAFDGADRTNHLFGGISGEWLEEGQTGTRKTAKLRLIQLKAKKLACFSQASNELIADGMSFEEMLAGALIKGLGWYMDYAFINGTGEGQPLGIINDPALITVDKEDSQAAATITYQNVVNMFSRLAPSCFTNAVWLANPSVIPQLLTMTITIGTGGAQIPVFREESGKFTLLGKEVLFTEKCPALGAKGDLILADLSQYAIGMRKEIALDRSNVPGWMEDMTDYRVIVRVDGQGTWDKPITPKNGATLSWAVALEAR, from the coding sequence GTGGAGAAAGCAGAAGCTATTTTAAACGAAGCGGAAAAAGCGGGTGGAAGTTTGACAAAGGAACAGGAGCGACAGTTTAATCGCTACACAGACAAAATAAAGAGCATTAATGAAAGCATTGACGAGGAATTATTAAATATCAGAACCTCTGAGCCAATACTGAATATGCCACAAAAAGCTGTATTTCCTATTGAAGAATCAAAAACTCCTGTAACAAAAGCCGTATCCAAATCATTCAGAGGGATGTTCTATGGCAATGAAACAGTAAAACTCAGCAACAATGGATTTCATTCCATGGATGAATTCCTGAGAACACTTCACTCAGGCAGAGCCGACAACAGGCTAATAAATGCCAGTATGGTGGAAGGAATACCCGAATTCGGCGGATATTCCGTACCGGAGGAATACGGAGCCTTCCTGATGGATAAATCCCTGGAGAATGAAATCATCCGTCCCAGAGCAACAGTATGGGCAATGGGAAGCGAAACAAAGAAAGTACCAGCCTTCGATGGAGCAGACAGAACCAATCACCTATTCGGTGGTATTTCAGGAGAATGGCTGGAGGAAGGTCAGACAGGCACACGAAAGACCGCCAAGCTAAGACTGATCCAATTAAAGGCCAAGAAGCTTGCCTGCTTCTCACAGGCATCCAATGAACTCATTGCAGATGGTATGTCCTTTGAAGAAATGCTTGCCGGAGCGCTTATTAAAGGCTTGGGCTGGTACATGGACTATGCCTTTATCAATGGAACCGGTGAAGGTCAGCCTCTTGGTATTATAAATGACCCGGCGCTGATTACTGTAGATAAAGAGGACTCTCAAGCAGCAGCCACAATTACCTATCAAAACGTGGTCAATATGTTTTCAAGGCTTGCTCCGTCCTGTTTTACCAATGCGGTATGGCTTGCCAATCCATCGGTAATACCACAATTGCTTACCATGACTATCACCATTGGTACCGGTGGCGCTCAGATACCGGTGTTCAGGGAAGAGAGCGGGAAATTCACGCTTCTGGGTAAGGAGGTCTTATTCACTGAGAAATGCCCCGCATTGGGTGCTAAGGGAGATTTAATCCTCGCAGACCTTAGCCAGTATGCCATAGGCATGAGGAAAGAGATCGCTCTTGACCGCTCCAATGTCCCAGGCTGGATGGAGGATATGACCGACTACAGGGTGATAGTGCGTGTAGATGGTCAGGGAACCTGGGATAAACCTATAACACCGAAAAACGGAGCAACGCTCTCATGGGCAGTGGCTTTGGAGGCAAGATAG
- a CDS encoding bifunctional DNA primase/polymerase — MTMMDAAIKYAEANIPVIPLHWICEDGSCSCKAGKNCDSKGKHPLYTGWYNNSTTDVEQIKKWWTKTPNANIGIPTGAKSGWLVLDVDDGGDETLSALEATHGKLPDTVTAVTGGGGLHYIFKYSQGRSIPNKTKFALGLDTRSTGGLIVVAPSIHVSGNRYEWIKDHSPFDRTPAEAPAWLLKLMEREEVLLTPFEGRSIVAGIKEGSRNSTLTSLAGTMRARGMTEEGIYTALLAENNARCNPPLDEAEIKKIYSLGFQRVSSL, encoded by the coding sequence ATGACAATGATGGACGCAGCAATAAAATACGCAGAAGCCAATATCCCGGTTATACCTCTGCACTGGATTTGTGAGGATGGCTCCTGCTCCTGCAAGGCAGGGAAAAATTGCGACAGCAAGGGAAAGCATCCGTTATATACCGGCTGGTACAATAATTCCACTACTGATGTTGAGCAAATAAAGAAATGGTGGACGAAAACACCCAATGCCAATATAGGCATTCCTACAGGTGCGAAATCCGGCTGGCTGGTGCTTGATGTGGACGATGGCGGTGATGAAACTCTATCGGCTCTTGAAGCAACACATGGAAAACTTCCTGATACGGTTACCGCTGTTACCGGAGGTGGCGGTCTGCACTATATCTTCAAATACTCACAAGGCAGGAGTATTCCAAATAAGACCAAGTTTGCATTGGGTCTTGATACGCGTTCAACAGGTGGTCTGATTGTCGTGGCTCCAAGCATTCATGTAAGTGGTAATCGGTATGAATGGATAAAGGATCATTCTCCCTTTGACAGAACCCCGGCAGAAGCTCCAGCATGGTTATTAAAGCTCATGGAAAGGGAGGAAGTATTGCTTACACCCTTTGAAGGTAGAAGTATTGTAGCAGGGATTAAGGAAGGCAGCCGAAACAGCACCCTGACAAGCCTTGCAGGAACCATGAGAGCAAGAGGAATGACGGAGGAAGGCATCTATACGGCATTACTTGCAGAAAACAACGCAAGGTGCAATCCTCCGCTTGATGAAGCGGAAATTAAGAAAATATATAGTTTAGGTTTTCAAAGAGTTAGTAGCTTGTAA